In the Carboxydothermus hydrogenoformans Z-2901 genome, one interval contains:
- the carB gene encoding carbamoyl-phosphate synthase large subunit, with protein MPKRTDIQKVMVIGSGPIVIGQAAEFDYAGTQACRALKEEGYEVVLVNSNPATIMTDANIADRVYIEPLTVEFLEKVIIQEKPQGIVATLGGQAGLNLTVELFERGILQRESVQVLGTPLEAIKKAEDRELFKETMLAIGEPVPESTIVTNVEDGLSFARSIGYPVIIRPAYTLGGSGGGIAHNDEEFKEICQRGLKQSLIQQVLVEKSVAGWKEIEYEVLRDAMDNAIIVCNMENIDPVGVHTGDSIVVAPSQTLSDKEYQLLRNASLKIIRALKIEGGCNVQFALDPKSFKYYVIEVNPRVSRSSALASKATGYPIAKVAAKIAVGLTLPEITNAVTGKTTAAFEPALDYVVVKIPRWPFDKFRTMDKRIGTQMKATGEVMAIDRTFEGALNKALRSLEIGVYGLSKKGLDLTKLEEKLKYPDDERLFYLREAIIQGYSLEKLSELTGIDQFFLKKIENIVRFEQKIARDDLTAELLLEAKKLNFSDREIAALKGLTEGEVRNLREKYGIKPVYKMVDTCAGEFEAKTPYFYSTYEKENEAKETSGKKAIVLGSGPIRIGQGIEFDYCSVHAVWTLREEGYKAVIINNNPETVSTDFDTSDRLYFDPLTFEDVKNIIDHEKPEGVVVQFGGQTAINLAKPLAQAGIKLFGSSVEAIDTAEDRQKFDAFLNSLGLKRPAGKGVFAISEAVQTAKEIGYPVVVRPSYVLGGRAMEIVYNEEELKNYMKWATQISPEHPVLIDRYLEGLEIEVDALADGKEVFIPGIMEHIERAGVHSGDSIAVYPTLHLDAEMIDKIYEYTCKIALGLGIKGLLNIQYVVYENELYVLEVNPRASRTIPFLSKITGVPMVKIATLLSLGKTLREVGYQGGILPTRNLWGVKAPVFSFAKLTNLDVSLGPEMKSTGEVMGVAQTFPEALYKALIASGIKVPLKGTVLATIADRDKEEAYAIIKKFADLGFRIFATEGTANFLTSKGLDVVKVKKLSEGTYNILDLLRDDQIQLVINTLTSGSQPEKEGFRIRRTAVELGVPCLTSLDTARAMANMLEYLIDKEEEIKVYALQDYH; from the coding sequence ATGCCTAAAAGAACAGATATTCAAAAAGTTATGGTAATTGGTTCGGGACCAATTGTCATTGGACAAGCAGCAGAATTTGATTATGCTGGCACCCAGGCCTGTAGAGCGTTAAAAGAAGAAGGATATGAAGTGGTGCTGGTAAATAGTAATCCGGCAACAATTATGACCGATGCCAATATTGCCGATAGGGTCTATATTGAACCATTAACTGTTGAATTTTTAGAAAAAGTAATAATTCAAGAAAAGCCGCAGGGAATAGTTGCTACTTTAGGAGGGCAGGCCGGTTTAAACTTAACGGTAGAATTGTTTGAGCGAGGAATTTTGCAAAGGGAGAGCGTTCAGGTCCTCGGAACGCCCCTTGAAGCTATCAAGAAAGCTGAAGACCGGGAGTTATTTAAGGAAACCATGTTAGCCATTGGCGAACCGGTACCGGAAAGTACCATTGTAACCAATGTTGAGGATGGCCTTAGTTTTGCGCGCAGTATTGGCTATCCGGTAATAATTCGTCCTGCCTATACTTTGGGAGGTTCCGGTGGCGGAATTGCCCATAATGATGAAGAGTTTAAGGAAATTTGCCAGAGAGGTCTTAAGCAAAGTTTAATTCAACAGGTTTTGGTGGAAAAAAGTGTTGCCGGCTGGAAGGAAATTGAATACGAAGTTCTAAGAGATGCGATGGATAATGCCATTATAGTTTGTAACATGGAAAATATCGATCCGGTAGGCGTGCATACCGGCGATTCAATAGTGGTAGCTCCTTCCCAGACTTTATCCGATAAAGAGTACCAGCTTTTGCGCAATGCTTCGCTAAAAATAATTCGGGCTCTTAAGATAGAAGGGGGCTGTAATGTTCAATTTGCTTTAGATCCCAAAAGCTTTAAATACTATGTTATTGAAGTAAACCCACGGGTTTCCCGTTCCAGTGCCTTGGCGTCAAAAGCTACCGGCTATCCCATTGCTAAAGTTGCGGCAAAAATTGCGGTGGGTTTAACTTTACCGGAAATAACCAATGCGGTAACCGGTAAAACCACAGCAGCTTTTGAACCGGCTTTGGATTACGTGGTGGTAAAGATTCCCCGCTGGCCCTTTGATAAGTTTCGGACTATGGATAAAAGAATTGGTACCCAGATGAAAGCCACGGGAGAGGTAATGGCCATAGATCGAACTTTTGAAGGGGCATTGAACAAAGCATTACGTTCTTTGGAAATTGGAGTTTATGGTCTTTCGAAGAAAGGTTTAGACCTTACAAAGCTTGAGGAAAAGTTAAAATACCCCGATGATGAAAGGCTTTTTTACCTGCGGGAGGCGATAATTCAGGGTTATAGCCTTGAAAAGCTTTCGGAACTTACGGGGATTGACCAGTTCTTCTTAAAAAAGATTGAAAATATTGTACGTTTTGAGCAAAAAATTGCCCGCGATGACCTAACAGCAGAACTTTTACTGGAAGCAAAGAAGCTCAATTTTTCCGACAGGGAAATTGCGGCTCTGAAAGGCTTGACGGAAGGGGAAGTTCGAAATTTAAGAGAAAAATACGGAATAAAACCGGTTTATAAAATGGTTGACACCTGTGCCGGGGAATTTGAAGCCAAAACTCCGTACTTTTATTCAACCTATGAAAAGGAAAATGAAGCCAAGGAAACTTCAGGCAAAAAAGCTATTGTTTTGGGTTCCGGACCTATCAGGATAGGTCAGGGAATAGAGTTTGACTACTGTTCGGTACATGCGGTCTGGACATTAAGAGAGGAAGGGTATAAAGCAGTAATTATTAATAACAACCCAGAAACGGTCAGTACCGATTTTGACACATCCGATCGCCTTTATTTTGATCCCTTAACCTTTGAGGATGTTAAAAATATCATTGATCATGAAAAGCCGGAAGGAGTAGTTGTGCAGTTTGGAGGACAGACTGCCATAAATTTAGCTAAACCCCTTGCTCAGGCAGGGATCAAACTGTTTGGCAGCAGTGTGGAGGCCATTGATACGGCCGAAGACCGGCAAAAATTTGACGCTTTTTTAAACTCCTTGGGGTTAAAACGACCTGCAGGTAAAGGTGTTTTTGCTATTTCGGAAGCCGTGCAAACGGCTAAAGAAATTGGATATCCGGTGGTGGTTCGCCCATCTTACGTTTTGGGCGGCCGGGCAATGGAAATTGTTTACAATGAAGAGGAACTTAAAAATTACATGAAGTGGGCAACCCAAATTTCTCCGGAGCATCCGGTTTTAATTGACCGTTACTTGGAAGGACTGGAAATAGAAGTGGACGCGTTAGCGGATGGGAAAGAAGTGTTTATACCCGGGATTATGGAGCATATTGAACGGGCGGGAGTTCATTCCGGAGATAGTATAGCGGTTTATCCAACTTTACATTTGGATGCCGAGATGATCGATAAAATTTACGAGTATACCTGTAAAATTGCTTTGGGGTTGGGGATTAAAGGGCTTTTAAATATTCAGTATGTGGTTTACGAAAACGAATTATATGTTCTTGAGGTTAACCCCCGGGCAAGTAGAACGATACCGTTTTTGAGTAAAATAACCGGAGTACCCATGGTTAAAATTGCTACCCTATTATCCTTAGGGAAAACCTTACGAGAAGTTGGTTATCAAGGAGGAATTTTACCCACGAGAAATTTATGGGGTGTAAAAGCTCCGGTCTTTTCCTTTGCCAAGCTTACCAACTTAGATGTAAGTTTAGGACCGGAAATGAAATCGACGGGAGAGGTCATGGGAGTTGCCCAAACTTTTCCCGAAGCATTGTATAAAGCTTTGATTGCTTCAGGAATTAAAGTTCCATTAAAAGGAACCGTTCTTGCTACCATAGCCGACCGGGATAAGGAAGAAGCATATGCTATCATTAAAAAATTTGCCGATTTAGGGTTTAGAATTTTTGCCACCGAAGGAACGGCAAACTTCCTGACAAGCAAAGGGTTAGATGTAGTTAAAGTGAAAAAACTTTCGGAGGGAACGTATAATATTCTTGACTTACTGCGGGATGACCAAATTCAATTGGTGATCAACACGCTCACCTCTGGAAGTCAGCCGGAAAAGGAAGGCTTTAGAATTCGCCGTACTGCCGTTGAGCTGGGCGTTCCGTGTCTTACTTCCTTAGATACGGCCCGGGCGATGGCCAATATGCTGGAGTATTTAATCGACAAAGAAGAAGAAATTAAGGTTTATGCCCTTCAAGATTATCATTAA
- a CDS encoding LL-diaminopimelate aminotransferase, whose product MLEATRVRNLPPYLFARIERLIAEKKEAGVDVISLGIGDPDTPTPKHIIEELYLAAQNPENHQYPSSVGMLSYRQAVAAWYARRFGVELDPKTEVVSLLGSKEGIAHISWCYVDPGDLVLVPDPGYPVYEGGTILAGGTTYKMPLKPENGFLPDLDSIPEEVARKAKLMFINYPNNPTGAVADLGFFEKVVHFAKKYEILVCHDAAYSEITFDGYRAPSFLEVKGAKDVGIEFHSLSKTYNMTGWRIGWAVGNAKAIDALGRLKSNIDSGVFQAIQYAGIKALEGPQDVVKELCDLYAQRRDLVIETLNKLGWNLSKPKGTFYIWAPVPKGFTSASFAEYLIEKAGVVITPGNGYGTNGEGYFRISLTIPTSRLKEALQRIEQHLGKVEF is encoded by the coding sequence ATGTTAGAAGCTACAAGAGTTAGAAATTTACCTCCCTACTTGTTTGCGCGAATTGAAAGATTAATTGCTGAAAAAAAAGAGGCAGGAGTTGATGTAATAAGCCTTGGGATTGGTGACCCGGATACCCCTACTCCAAAGCACATTATTGAGGAACTTTACCTTGCAGCCCAAAACCCGGAAAATCACCAGTACCCCTCTTCGGTTGGAATGCTTTCTTACAGACAAGCGGTTGCTGCCTGGTATGCACGGAGATTTGGGGTTGAGTTAGATCCAAAGACAGAAGTAGTTTCCCTCCTGGGTTCAAAAGAAGGAATAGCGCATATTTCCTGGTGTTATGTTGATCCCGGAGATTTAGTTTTGGTTCCTGACCCGGGATACCCGGTGTATGAGGGTGGGACGATATTAGCTGGTGGTACTACATATAAAATGCCATTAAAGCCTGAAAATGGGTTTTTACCGGACCTTGACAGTATTCCCGAAGAGGTTGCACGCAAGGCTAAATTAATGTTCATAAATTACCCCAACAATCCTACCGGTGCAGTTGCTGACCTGGGATTTTTTGAAAAAGTGGTTCATTTTGCCAAAAAATATGAAATTTTAGTGTGTCATGACGCCGCTTATTCGGAAATTACCTTTGATGGGTATCGAGCTCCGAGCTTTTTAGAAGTAAAGGGAGCCAAAGATGTAGGTATTGAATTTCATTCTTTATCGAAGACCTACAACATGACCGGTTGGCGGATTGGCTGGGCTGTAGGAAATGCAAAAGCAATAGATGCTTTGGGGCGGTTAAAGTCAAATATTGATTCCGGAGTATTTCAAGCTATCCAATATGCAGGAATCAAAGCATTAGAAGGACCTCAGGATGTGGTAAAGGAATTATGTGACCTTTATGCCCAAAGACGGGATTTGGTAATTGAAACTTTAAATAAATTAGGGTGGAATTTAAGTAAACCCAAGGGGACTTTTTATATTTGGGCTCCGGTTCCCAAAGGATTTACGTCGGCGAGTTTTGCGGAATACTTAATTGAAAAAGCTGGGGTTGTCATAACTCCAGGAAATGGCTATGGAACAAACGGTGAAGGTTATTTTCGAATTTCTTTAACTATACCAACTTCAAGATTAAAAGAAGCTTTGCAAAGAATTGAGCAACACTTGGGTAAGGTTGAGTTCTAA
- a CDS encoding Rqc2 family fibronectin-binding protein, with the protein MNYLLLKAVVEELSQAIIGHRVDRIAFTDNLSILINFFHPKEKEKFLYLSANNDLAAIFLTKTFFTSSKTTTPFLNSCQNFLLGKRLFKINLEPWERNVCLEFLDPKTNDKVYLFVEIMGKHSNLILVNHDQTIIDGIKRYGENQSRYREVLPGKPYIPPPQPEVLLIHQLTLEKFQTLFLKNPNLTLGEIFKKNIVGLGNLLLNEVFFRCNLNVKTPSRELSSKQIEDLYFTLISLTKKEPKPVLYYKEGIPYYPAPFEFASLENLAKKPGTANEVCEEYYLYFRELREIENLKNSLSAKVAKKIKNLQERINELKAKVKEYSNAEQFKNFGDLLLTYKQHITKGSSIVKLPNWDGQEVEIPLDAGKSAVENAEFYYKKYHKAKNGLISAQNQLNFALEELDYFKTVQFQIDDAQTLEVLEDIKQELGLENNIKVKKVKDKHLDFLTFTTSSGLKVFVGKSNRQNDYLTFKVAKDNDIWLHAKNIPGAHVILKTDGEPDQQSLLEAAVIAATFSRARYGKNIPVDYTLRKHVQKPAGAKPGFVIYRQEKTIYVDPDLSLLHFRLPGLTTGTPSAQRGQFSGK; encoded by the coding sequence ATGAACTATCTTTTATTAAAAGCAGTGGTGGAAGAGTTATCACAAGCAATAATTGGCCATCGGGTAGACAGAATAGCGTTTACCGATAATTTATCAATCTTAATAAATTTTTTTCACCCAAAAGAAAAAGAAAAATTTTTGTATCTTTCCGCTAATAATGATTTAGCTGCAATTTTTCTAACCAAAACCTTTTTTACGTCTTCCAAAACTACTACTCCTTTTTTAAACAGTTGTCAAAACTTTCTCTTGGGGAAAAGGCTTTTTAAAATAAATTTAGAGCCCTGGGAACGGAATGTCTGTTTGGAGTTTTTGGACCCCAAAACCAATGATAAAGTGTATTTATTTGTTGAAATCATGGGTAAACACAGTAATCTTATCCTCGTTAATCACGACCAGACAATTATTGATGGCATTAAACGTTATGGCGAAAACCAAAGCCGGTATCGGGAAGTCCTTCCCGGTAAACCATATATTCCCCCTCCCCAACCGGAAGTTTTATTAATCCATCAGTTAACTTTGGAAAAATTTCAAACGCTTTTTTTGAAAAATCCTAATTTAACCTTGGGGGAAATTTTCAAAAAAAATATTGTTGGTCTTGGAAATTTGTTATTAAACGAGGTTTTTTTCCGCTGTAATTTAAACGTTAAAACCCCTAGCAGAGAATTAAGTTCAAAACAAATAGAAGATTTGTATTTTACATTAATTTCTTTAACAAAGAAAGAACCAAAACCCGTTTTATATTATAAAGAAGGAATACCTTATTATCCGGCTCCCTTTGAATTTGCTTCATTAGAAAACTTAGCAAAAAAACCCGGAACAGCCAACGAAGTATGTGAAGAATATTATTTATATTTCCGTGAACTACGAGAAATAGAGAACCTGAAAAATTCTCTCAGTGCTAAAGTTGCTAAAAAAATTAAAAACCTCCAGGAACGCATTAATGAATTAAAAGCCAAGGTTAAAGAATACAGTAATGCCGAGCAGTTTAAGAATTTTGGCGATCTACTCTTAACCTACAAGCAGCACATTACTAAAGGAAGTTCAATAGTAAAGCTTCCAAACTGGGACGGGCAGGAAGTAGAAATCCCATTAGATGCCGGAAAATCGGCGGTAGAAAATGCCGAATTTTACTATAAAAAATATCATAAAGCAAAAAATGGGCTTATTTCAGCCCAAAATCAGTTAAATTTCGCTCTGGAAGAGCTTGATTACTTCAAGACTGTTCAATTTCAGATTGATGACGCCCAAACTTTAGAAGTGTTAGAAGATATCAAGCAAGAGTTGGGTTTAGAAAATAATATAAAAGTTAAAAAGGTAAAAGATAAACATCTGGACTTTTTAACCTTTACTACTTCATCGGGTTTAAAAGTTTTTGTAGGAAAAAGTAACCGGCAAAACGATTATTTAACTTTTAAGGTAGCCAAAGACAACGATATTTGGCTTCATGCTAAAAATATTCCGGGAGCGCATGTTATATTAAAAACCGATGGCGAGCCAGATCAACAGTCGTTGCTGGAAGCTGCCGTTATAGCAGCCACTTTTAGCCGCGCCCGCTACGGCAAAAATATTCCGGTAGATTATACTTTGCGTAAACATGTCCAAAAACCAGCCGGAGCAAAACCGGGATTTGTAATATACCGTCAGGAAAAAACAATTTACGTTGACCCGGATCTATCACTACTTCATTTTCGACTTCCCGGCTTAACCACGGGAACTCCCTCAGCACAGAGAGGGCAGTTTTCCGGCAAATAA
- a CDS encoding dihydroorotate dehydrogenase electron transfer subunit yields the protein MQDLKGLVVENIPITKEIYKLQVSVPEEILPEIVPGSFAMVKVEAKGVFLRRPFSFADVDLKTGLVTFYIKTVGQGTGALRELPPGREISMLLPLGRGFTVMSGKSLLVAGGIGIAPLKFLAKEITKNGGEVRIIYGVKNAEMFIPEIVNAFEDVEVYAEVSGLGKRGLVLDGLKSTDLSTYNQIYLCGPEAMLKAAKPVLQNYSGLIEVSLESFMACGFGACLGCAVKVFSNNEFVYKKVCQDGPVFNFKEVVL from the coding sequence ATGCAGGATCTAAAAGGTTTAGTGGTGGAAAATATCCCTATTACAAAAGAAATCTATAAGCTGCAAGTTTCCGTACCGGAGGAAATATTGCCCGAAATTGTTCCGGGAAGTTTTGCCATGGTAAAGGTTGAAGCTAAAGGGGTGTTTTTGCGTCGCCCCTTTAGCTTTGCCGATGTGGATTTGAAAACTGGTTTGGTTACTTTTTACATTAAAACGGTTGGCCAGGGGACAGGAGCTTTACGGGAATTACCTCCCGGTCGGGAAATAAGTATGCTGCTTCCCTTGGGGCGGGGTTTTACAGTAATGTCCGGGAAAAGCCTGCTGGTTGCCGGGGGCATAGGGATTGCTCCGTTAAAATTTTTAGCTAAGGAAATTACCAAAAACGGGGGAGAAGTCCGCATAATTTATGGCGTGAAAAATGCTGAAATGTTTATTCCGGAAATTGTTAATGCTTTTGAGGATGTAGAAGTTTACGCGGAAGTTTCAGGACTGGGAAAGAGAGGTTTGGTGTTAGATGGGCTTAAATCCACAGATCTTTCCACTTATAACCAGATTTATCTTTGCGGTCCCGAGGCTATGTTAAAAGCGGCAAAACCTGTATTACAGAACTATTCAGGACTGATAGAAGTTTCGCTGGAAAGCTTCATGGCGTGCGGGTTTGGAGCGTGTCTTGGATGTGCTGTTAAAGTTTTCTCCAACAATGAATTTGTCTATAAAAAAGTTTGTCAGGACGGTCCCGTATTTAACTTTAAGGAAGTGGTTTTATGA
- the pyrE gene encoding orotate phosphoribosyltransferase, with translation MDLYKLFLEKKALLEGHFKLSSGLHSNKYFQCALLTAEPEIAEMLCETLAQKLRADKIEANLVIGPAIGGIILAYEMARALKVKAFFAEREEGQMRLRRGFTVKPDDKVIVVEDVVTTGGSTREVMDLVQSMGGEVVAVASLVDRSGGKVDFGVPFYPLLKVNVETYLPENCPLCAEGVPVVKPGSRK, from the coding sequence ATGGATCTTTATAAGTTATTTTTAGAAAAGAAAGCGCTTTTAGAAGGGCACTTTAAATTGTCATCAGGATTGCACAGCAATAAATATTTCCAGTGTGCATTATTAACTGCAGAGCCGGAAATTGCTGAGATGCTATGTGAAACCCTTGCTCAAAAGCTTAGAGCTGATAAAATAGAAGCTAATCTTGTAATCGGCCCGGCAATTGGGGGCATTATTTTGGCTTACGAAATGGCCAGGGCGTTAAAGGTCAAAGCATTTTTTGCCGAAAGGGAAGAGGGCCAAATGCGGCTTCGGCGAGGTTTTACGGTAAAACCTGATGACAAAGTTATAGTTGTTGAAGATGTGGTTACTACCGGCGGATCCACCAGGGAAGTGATGGATTTAGTGCAGAGCATGGGTGGTGAAGTGGTAGCGGTAGCTTCCCTGGTAGACCGCAGCGGCGGCAAGGTAGATTTTGGCGTTCCTTTTTACCCGTTATTAAAGGTAAATGTAGAAACTTATTTGCCGGAAAACTGCCCTCTCTGTGCTGAGGGAGTTCCCGTGGTTAAGCCGGGAAGTCGAAAATGA
- the dapF gene encoding diaminopimelate epimerase yields the protein MEFLKMHGLGNDFVVVDEIKNQNLVNKNLSDLAKKICDRRFGIGADGLVLLLPSEKADFKMRIINSDGSEAEMCGNAIRCVARYYVEKYNPAKKQLEVETLAGIIKPEVLENNMVRVDMGRPILKPQEIPVAVEEEPVNIPLEVLGQKFYFTAVSMGNPHAVIFVDSLAKIELEKYGPLIETHPLFPRKTNVEFVEILSPAKVKVFVWERGAGATLACGTGASAVVVAGRILGHLQEDVEVVLPGGSLFINWVFGESVYMTGPAEIVFKGEYFL from the coding sequence ATGGAGTTTTTAAAAATGCACGGATTGGGAAACGATTTTGTAGTGGTTGATGAAATAAAAAACCAGAACTTAGTAAATAAAAATCTTTCCGACTTAGCTAAAAAAATTTGTGATCGGCGATTTGGTATTGGAGCCGATGGTTTAGTTTTGTTGCTTCCGTCCGAGAAAGCGGATTTTAAGATGAGGATAATTAACTCCGACGGTAGCGAAGCAGAAATGTGTGGAAATGCGATTCGGTGTGTAGCTCGCTATTATGTTGAAAAATATAATCCGGCCAAGAAGCAATTAGAGGTGGAAACTTTGGCTGGTATTATTAAACCAGAAGTTTTGGAGAACAATATGGTACGGGTTGATATGGGCCGGCCAATACTAAAACCGCAGGAGATTCCCGTAGCGGTGGAGGAAGAACCGGTTAATATTCCCCTTGAAGTATTAGGTCAAAAATTCTATTTCACAGCGGTATCTATGGGTAACCCCCATGCGGTAATCTTTGTTGATTCTTTAGCTAAAATTGAATTAGAAAAATATGGTCCATTAATTGAAACCCATCCGCTATTCCCGCGGAAAACAAATGTAGAATTCGTAGAAATTTTGAGTCCAGCGAAAGTAAAAGTTTTTGTTTGGGAAAGAGGTGCTGGTGCTACTCTTGCCTGCGGTACCGGTGCTTCGGCGGTTGTAGTGGCAGGACGTATTCTTGGCCATTTGCAGGAAGATGTTGAAGTTGTTTTACCCGGTGGCAGTTTGTTTATTAACTGGGTTTTTGGGGAAAGCGTTTATATGACTGGTCCCGCTGAAATAGTATTTAAGGGAGAATATTTTTTATAA
- the pyrF gene encoding orotidine-5'-phosphate decarboxylase has product MSERLIVALDVSDKEKAMDIVEELKDVVSFFKVGMELFYREGPKLIDDLKNLGLKVFLDLKLHDIPNTVARALKNLIDLEVDMVNIHALGGKEMLRAAYLVKDEALKRKGKAPIILGVTVLTSMNQESLEQVGFKIKLSQLVAILAKETKEAGLDGVVASAQEVALIKSICGTEFITVTPGIRRFEDANFDQKRVLTPKKALELGADYLVVGRPIIAASNRRLAAQKYLEEMEGVLHGSL; this is encoded by the coding sequence ATGTCTGAAAGATTAATTGTGGCGTTAGATGTTTCTGATAAGGAAAAAGCAATGGATATAGTTGAAGAGTTAAAGGATGTGGTTTCCTTTTTTAAGGTTGGGATGGAGTTATTTTACCGGGAGGGGCCTAAATTAATAGATGACCTAAAAAATTTGGGGCTGAAAGTATTTTTGGACTTGAAACTTCACGATATTCCCAATACCGTAGCAAGAGCATTAAAAAACTTAATAGACTTAGAAGTTGATATGGTTAACATCCATGCCCTGGGTGGAAAAGAAATGTTAAGAGCAGCATATTTGGTAAAGGATGAGGCATTAAAAAGAAAAGGCAAAGCCCCAATAATTCTCGGGGTTACTGTTCTTACCAGCATGAATCAGGAGAGTTTGGAGCAAGTTGGGTTTAAAATTAAACTATCTCAATTAGTGGCAATTTTAGCTAAAGAGACCAAAGAAGCTGGTTTGGATGGGGTTGTGGCTTCAGCTCAGGAAGTTGCTTTAATAAAAAGTATTTGCGGTACGGAATTTATCACCGTAACTCCTGGAATTCGCCGTTTTGAAGATGCTAATTTTGACCAGAAGCGAGTATTAACTCCTAAAAAAGCTCTGGAGCTTGGAGCGGATTACTTGGTGGTGGGAAGGCCGATTATTGCTGCTTCCAACCGTAGATTGGCCGCCCAAAAATATTTGGAAGAGATGGAAGGTGTTTTGCATGGATCTTTATAA
- a CDS encoding dihydroorotate dehydrogenase: protein MNLKVKIGELTLKNPVMPASGTFGFGLEFKDIFDLKNLGALVVKTITKNPRLGNRPPRVYEVSCGMINSIGLANPGWDYFCEKILPQIKDLNDILILNIAGESVEEFQYLAREAQRFDEIKALELNVSCPNVSKGGIAFGTDLEALKQIVSSVRKIYSKTLIVKLTPNVTDITVYAKAAENAGADALTLINTFTGMVIDVKSKKPILGNKHGGVSGPAIRPMAVKMVYDCFKAVSIPIIGVGGIDSKEAALEFFLAGATAIQVGSQNFVEPGFMPRLIRELGEYLQEENIESIAKLTGLAHRGEENV from the coding sequence ATGAATTTAAAAGTTAAAATTGGCGAGCTTACTTTAAAAAATCCGGTGATGCCGGCCTCGGGAACCTTTGGTTTTGGCTTAGAATTTAAAGATATTTTTGACTTAAAAAACTTGGGAGCGTTAGTGGTAAAGACTATTACCAAAAATCCCCGGTTGGGGAACAGACCACCGCGGGTTTATGAAGTATCCTGCGGAATGATTAATTCAATTGGACTGGCCAATCCCGGGTGGGATTATTTTTGTGAGAAAATTTTACCGCAAATAAAGGACTTAAATGATATTTTAATTTTAAATATTGCCGGGGAGAGTGTTGAAGAGTTTCAATATTTAGCTCGGGAAGCTCAACGGTTTGACGAAATAAAAGCCTTAGAATTAAACGTATCTTGTCCCAATGTCAGTAAAGGTGGCATTGCTTTTGGGACCGATTTGGAAGCTTTAAAACAAATTGTGTCTTCCGTTAGAAAAATATATAGCAAAACTTTAATAGTAAAACTAACTCCAAATGTTACAGACATAACCGTTTACGCTAAAGCTGCGGAAAATGCGGGAGCTGATGCTTTAACCCTGATTAATACTTTTACCGGCATGGTAATTGATGTAAAAAGCAAAAAACCAATATTGGGCAACAAGCACGGCGGGGTTTCGGGCCCGGCAATTCGACCCATGGCTGTAAAGATGGTTTATGATTGCTTTAAGGCGGTTTCTATTCCAATTATTGGGGTAGGAGGAATAGACAGCAAGGAGGCAGCCCTGGAATTTTTCCTGGCCGGAGCAACCGCCATTCAGGTCGGCAGCCAAAATTTTGTCGAACCGGGCTTTATGCCGCGGCTTATAAGGGAACTGGGAGAGTATTTACAGGAGGAAAATATTGAAAGTATTGCTAAATTAACTGGACTTGCCCATCGGGGGGAAGAAAATGTCTGA